A stretch of the Desulfitibacter sp. BRH_c19 genome encodes the following:
- a CDS encoding peptide synthetase yields MKPEIRKIYTIVEETHKDGERFLGTPNKKVAVAAVFKNPYAGVYQEDLTLLYKWSEELGVFLTKKAVAALSIEPEKVESYGKAAISGDKGELEHCAALMHPALGKPMRDNVGTGKALIPSAKKIGFPGVTIDVPLHFKNAAYVRSHFDAMEVRIPDSPRSDELILIVAVTDSGRPFPRVGGLTVQEAKGEDGLR; encoded by the coding sequence ATGAAACCAGAAATACGTAAAATCTATACAATTGTTGAGGAAACACATAAGGATGGAGAACGGTTCTTAGGTACTCCTAATAAAAAAGTAGCTGTAGCAGCAGTTTTCAAAAATCCTTATGCAGGTGTCTATCAGGAGGATTTAACTTTATTATACAAATGGAGTGAAGAATTAGGAGTATTTTTAACGAAAAAGGCTGTGGCAGCTTTAAGTATTGAGCCAGAAAAGGTAGAAAGCTACGGAAAAGCCGCTATATCTGGAGATAAGGGTGAACTAGAACACTGTGCAGCTTTGATGCATCCTGCCTTAGGTAAACCTATGCGTGATAATGTAGGGACTGGTAAAGCACTTATACCCTCTGCTAAGAAAATAGGATTTCCTGGTGTTACTATTGATGTTCCACTACATTTTAAAAACGCAGCTTATGTAAGATCTCATTTTGATGCCATGGAAGTACGCATTCCAGATTCTCCTCGTTCAGATGAACTCATTTTAATAGTAGCAGTAACAGACTCTGGAAGACCCTTTCCAAGAGTTGGTGGATTAACTGTGCAAGAAGCAAAGGGCGAAGATGGATTGCGTTAA